Genomic DNA from Candidatus Komeilibacteria bacterium CG_4_10_14_0_2_um_filter_37_10:
ACTATTACTAGCAAGCCAGATATGCAAGAATTAGCTGTGCCGTTTGATCCAACTTTAATTATTGAATTTTATTCTAAATAAAATTAGCACAAAATTATGTTCAACATTACGCCACCTGATAAAATTAATTTTAAAAAGATTTCGGACAATAAGGCCGAGGTGATTATCGAACCTTGTTACCCAGGCTTTGGTGTTACTATTGGTAATTCTTTACGTCGTGTTTTATTATCCTCATTAGATGGTGCCGCAGTTGTTGGCTTTAAAATCGTTGGTGTTGACCATGAATTTAACAGCATTCCTTTTGTTAAAGAGGACGTCGTTGATATTATCTTAAACTTGAAGAAAGTGCGAGTAAAAATATATGCCGATGTTGATGAAGAAATAAAATTAAATCTTGTTGCTACTGGTGAAAAGGTAGTCACCGCTGCTGATATTTCTAAAAATTCTGATGTGGAAATTGTTAGTGGTGATCAACCAATCGCTACCTTGACAGACAAAAATGTCAAGTTAGATATGGAGATTATTGTTAAAAAGGGAAGAGGTTATGTGATGGT
This window encodes:
- a CDS encoding DNA-directed RNA polymerase subunit alpha, which codes for MFNITPPDKINFKKISDNKAEVIIEPCYPGFGVTIGNSLRRVLLSSLDGAAVVGFKIVGVDHEFNSIPFVKEDVVDIILNLKKVRVKIYADVDEEIKLNLVATGEKVVTAADISKNSDVEIVSGDQPIATLTDKNVKLDMEIIVKKGRGYVMVERRDKEKLEIGTIAIDALYSPVVNVAFKIENTRVGEMTNYEKLILEIQTDGSITPKSAIQSAVNILVNEFEYLLNLDDAISKKSVSKDSKQEEVNEQPDEEIAEKVEELADKKEKKRGRPKKNDK